The following are from one region of the Rhipicephalus microplus isolate Deutch F79 chromosome 1, USDA_Rmic, whole genome shotgun sequence genome:
- the LOC142776014 gene encoding uncharacterized protein LOC142776014 isoform X2 has product MPLLLRILRIQLGVRQQQREVLQEVRQLKHKRKHLLQIGGRGLREIGVNAMKAVLAHDVQVLYSLHGRKGKRAFVNLRLCRLVTDVICQKAGCDQAEALNFIKRWLPGSGDRCGGRKRRFREAFVVEQHDDAHSQSADYRLLAAAGFLPSHSSQGLDSTTVTVPPTQPDLQ; this is encoded by the exons atgc ctctattgctacggatcctgcggatccaacttggcgtccggcagcaacaaagagaggttctgcaggaggtgcgacagctgaagcacaag cgcaagcacctcctgcagattgggggacgtggcctccgagaaattggtgtgaatgccatgaaggctgtattggcacatgacgtgcaagtgctgtacagccttcatggcagaaaagggaaaagggcctttgtgaacctgaggctctgtagattagtgacag atgtcatctgccaaaaagctgggtgcgaccaggcggaggccctcaactttattaagaggtggctgccagggtctggtgatcgctgtgggggcaggaagcggcgcttcagagaagcatttgttgtggagcagcatgATGAtgcccactctcagagtgcagattatcggctgctcgcggcagctggcttcctgcccagccacagcagccagggccttgacagcaccactgtcactgtgcccccaacgcaacctgacctgcagtag
- the LOC142776014 gene encoding uncharacterized protein LOC142776014 isoform X1, with translation MPKNSSCCFQCPLLADFYHENISMCCCVYPIYASCIFLQRKHLLQIGGRGLREIGVNAMKAVLAHDVQVLYSLHGRKGKRAFVNLRLCRLVTDVICQKAGCDQAEALNFIKRWLPGSGDRCGGRKRRFREAFVVEQHDDAHSQSADYRLLAAAGFLPSHSSQGLDSTTVTVPPTQPDLQ, from the exons atgcccaaaaattcaagttgttgttttcagtgtcctcttcttgcagatttttatcatgaaaacatttcgatgtgctgttgcgtttaccccatctatgcttcttgcatttttttacagcgcaagcacctcctgcagattgggggacgtggcctccgagaaattggtgtgaatgccatgaaggctgtattggcacatgacgtgcaagtgctgtacagccttcatggcagaaaagggaaaagggcctttgtgaacctgaggctctgtagattagtgacag atgtcatctgccaaaaagctgggtgcgaccaggcggaggccctcaactttattaagaggtggctgccagggtctggtgatcgctgtgggggcaggaagcggcgcttcagagaagcatttgttgtggagcagcatgATGAtgcccactctcagagtgcagattatcggctgctcgcggcagctggcttcctgcccagccacagcagccagggccttgacagcaccactgtcactgtgcccccaacgcaacctgacctgcagtag